A window of Cryptomeria japonica chromosome 3, Sugi_1.0, whole genome shotgun sequence contains these coding sequences:
- the LOC131035548 gene encoding non-functional NADPH-dependent codeinone reductase 2, translating to MAIVGGSAELNTGAQIPIIGLGTASMNTNEEDIKAAVIAALQVGYRHFDTARVYGSEHALGKALNSAFQSGLVSREDVFVTTKLRNTEHDDPVAAIKDSLINLQLEYVDLFLIHWPIKLRTEIPLTPLKEEDFLPLDIKSTWQGMEQCMEMGLTKAIGVSNFSCKKIEDLLKHAKIPPAVDQVEMHPHWHQKKLRDYCSKHNIHVSAWSPLGAPNTPWGSNAVMDNPLFQEIAQKHEKTRAQVMLRWGLEQGVSVLPKSYNAGRIAENFQVFDWSLTSDDHDKISKLEQKKIQQGELFVNSTTSPYKTLEELWDGEI from the exons ATGGCAATTGTAGGGGGAAGTGCTGAGCTTAATACAGGAGCCCAAATTCCAATAATTGGGCTGGGGACTGCATCAATGAACACCAACGAGGAGGATATTAAAGCAGCCGTGATTGCTGCTCTTCAG GTTGGTTATAGACATTTTGACACAGCAAGGGTTTACGGATCAGAGCATGCACTAGGGAAAGCTCTGAATTCAGCTTTTCAGAGTGGGCTTGTCAGCAGAGAAGATGTTTTTGTCACCACTAAACTGAGGAATACAGAACATGACGACCCTGTTGCTGCAATCAAGGACAGTTTAAT CAATTTGCAACTAGAGTATGTGGATCTATTCCTTATCCACTGGCCTATCAAGCTGAGAACAGAGATACCACTTACCCCACTCAAAGAAGAGGACTTTTTGCCATTAGACATAAAATCAACTTGGCAGGGAATGGAGCAGTGTATGGAGATGGGGCTTACCAAAGCCATTGGGGTTAGTAACTTTTCCTGTAAGAAAATCGAAGACTTGCTGAAACATGCCAAGATTCCCCCTGCTGTTGATCAG GTGGAGATGCATCCACATTGGCACCAAAAGAAGTTGAGAGATTATTGCAGCAAGCATAACATTCATGTGAGTGCGTGGTCTCCTCTAGGAGCTCCAAATACTCCATGGGGTTCTAATGCAGTGATGGATAATCCCCTTTTTCAAGAAATTGCCCAAAAGCATGAAAAGACTAGAGCTCAG GTTATGTTAAGGTGGGGTTTAGAGCAAGGAGTGAGTGTGCTGCCTAAGAGCTACAACGCAGGCAGAATAGCTGAAAATTTTCAAGTCTTTGATTGGTCTTTGACTTCCGATGATCATGACAAGATTAGCAAGCTTGAACAGAAAAAGATACAGCAGGGAGAGCTATTTGTCAACAGTACAACCAGCCCATACAAGACTCTCGAAGAATTATGGGATGGGGAGATTTAA